A section of the Drosophila sechellia strain sech25 chromosome 3L, ASM438219v1, whole genome shotgun sequence genome encodes:
- the LOC6605241 gene encoding protein wntless isoform X1 has product MSGTILENLSGRKLSILVATLLLCQVLCFLLGGLYAPLPAGHVTVLGSLCREDHARQNDTGFLLYSRGAGACIPVTREEVEQDSTKMANELVHVFQMPLPRDLRDLDYSRWQQNLIGVLQVEFGYDSSSELREPPRELQLTIDMRLAYRNKGDPDNGWKLYAHGVEHRYLDCVTSHVGPTETLYSCDMIPLFELGALHHSFYLLNLRFPLDTPSQMNLQFGHMHDLTLTAIHQNGGFTQIWLLLKTMLFPFVVGIMIWFWRRVHLLQRSPALLEYMLIYLGAALTFLNLPLEYLSLVYEMPYMLLLSDIRQGIFYAMLLTFWLVFAGEHMLIQDAPNKSTIRSRYWKHLSAVVVGCISLFVFDICERGVQLRNPFYSIWTTPLGAKVAMTFIVLAGVSAAIYFLFLCYMIWKVFRNIGDKRTSLPSMSQARRLHYEVNLDQHVEDSAGIVYFYSKAFTLLCGSIKMTLISIFLKREANESKGLIYRFKFLMLATLVCAALTVAGFIMGQMAEGQWDWNDNVAIQPTSAFLTGVYGMWNIYIFALLILYAPSHKQWPAMHHSDETTQSNENIVASAASEEIEFSHLPSDSNPSEISSLTSFTRKVAFD; this is encoded by the exons ATGTCGGGCACCATACTGGAGAATCTGAGTGGCCGCAAGCTGTCCATATTGGTGGCAACTTTGCTGCTCTGCCAGGTGCTGTGCTTCCTGCTGGGCGGTCTGTATGCCCCCCTGCCCGCCGGCCATGTCACCGTGCTGGGATCGCTATGCCGCGAAGATCATGCCCGCCAGAATGACACCGGTTTCCTGCTGTACTCACGCGGCGCAGGAGCCTGCATCCCAGTGACACGAGAGGAGGTGGAGCAGGACTCAACAAAGATGGCCAATGAGTTGGTGCACGTTTTCCAGATGCCGCTGCCTCGTGACCTGCGCGACCTGGACTACTCCCGCTGGCAGCAGAATCTGATCGGTGTGCTACAGGTGGAGTTCGGCTATGATTCGTCGTCGGAGCTAAGGGAGCCGCCCAGGGAACTTCAGTTGACTATTGACATGCGTCTGGCGTACCGAAATAAGGGGGACCCCGACAACGGCTGGAAGTTGTACGCCCACGGCGTGGAGCATCGCTACTTGGATTGTGTGACTTCTCATGTGGGTCCCACAGAAACGCTGTACTCATGCGACATGATCCCGCTGTTCGAACTGGGGGCATTGCACCACAGCTTCTATCTGCTGAACTTGCGTTTCCCGCTGGACACACCGAGCCAGATGAACCTGCAGTTCGGCCACATGCACGATCTCACGTTGACAGCTATTCATCAGAACGGAGGATTCACCCAGATTTGGCTGCTGCTCAAGACAATGCTGTTTCCTTTCGTAGTGGGCATCATGATATGGTTCTGGAGGCGGGTGCATCTGTTGCAGCGATCCCCCGCCCTGCTGGAGTATATGCTTATCTATTTGGGAGCCGCTCTGACCTTCCTCAACCTACCGCTGGAGTACTTGTCGCTGGTCTACGAGATGCCGTACATGCTGTTGCTCAGTGACATTCGCCAAGGCATCTTTTATGCCATGCTGCTCACGTTCTGGTTGGTCTTCGCGGGTGAACACATGCTCATTCAGGATGCTCCGAACAAGTCGACCATTCGCTCGCGTTACTGGAAACATCTCTCGGCCGTCGTGGTGGGCTGCATCTCGCTGTTCGTCTTCGACATCTGCGAAAGGGGCGTGCAGCTGCGCAATCCGTTTTACTCGATCTGGACAACGCCGCTGGGCGCTAAGGTGGCCATGACCTTCATTGTTCTGGCCGGAGTTTCGGCAGCCATTTATTTCCTCTTTCTGTGCTACATGATATGGAAGGTGTTTAGGAATATTGGCGACAAGCGCACCTCGCTGCCTTCGATGTCCCAGGCGCGTCGACTCCATTATGAAG TGAATTTAGACCAGCATGTTGAAGATTCGGCCGGAATAGTATATTTTTACTCAAAAGCTTTTACCCTGCTTTGCGGTTCTATTAAAATGACACTTATCTCAATATTTCTTAAGCGTGAGGCAAATGAAAGTAAAG GTCTCATCTACCGCTTCAAGTTTTTGATGCTGGCCACCCTTGTATGTGCTGCTCTGACCGTCGCCGGCTTCATTATGGGTCAGATGGCCGAGGGCCAGTGGGACTGGAACGACAATGTGGCAATTCAGCCAACTTCCGCCTTCCTGACCGGCGTCTACGGCATGTGGAACATCTATATCTTTGCCCTGCTCATCCTGTACGCGCCCAGTCACAAGCAATGGCCCGCCATGCACCACAGTGACGAGACCACGCAGTCGAATGAGAATATAGTGGCCTCAGCTGCCAGCGAGGAGATCGAGTTCAGTCACCTGCCATCGGACTCCAATCCCAGCGAGATCTCCTCCCTCACCTCGTTCACACGCAAGGTGGCCTTCGATTAG
- the LOC6605241 gene encoding protein wntless isoform X2, with amino-acid sequence MSGTILENLSGRKLSILVATLLLCQVLCFLLGGLYAPLPAGHVTVLGSLCREDHARQNDTGFLLYSRGAGACIPVTREEVEQDSTKMANELVHVFQMPLPRDLRDLDYSRWQQNLIGVLQVEFGYDSSSELREPPRELQLTIDMRLAYRNKGDPDNGWKLYAHGVEHRYLDCVTSHVGPTETLYSCDMIPLFELGALHHSFYLLNLRFPLDTPSQMNLQFGHMHDLTLTAIHQNGGFTQIWLLLKTMLFPFVVGIMIWFWRRVHLLQRSPALLEYMLIYLGAALTFLNLPLEYLSLVYEMPYMLLLSDIRQGIFYAMLLTFWLVFAGEHMLIQDAPNKSTIRSRYWKHLSAVVVGCISLFVFDICERGVQLRNPFYSIWTTPLGAKVAMTFIVLAGVSAAIYFLFLCYMIWKVFRNIGDKRTSLPSMSQARRLHYEGLIYRFKFLMLATLVCAALTVAGFIMGQMAEGQWDWNDNVAIQPTSAFLTGVYGMWNIYIFALLILYAPSHKQWPAMHHSDETTQSNENIVASAASEEIEFSHLPSDSNPSEISSLTSFTRKVAFD; translated from the exons ATGTCGGGCACCATACTGGAGAATCTGAGTGGCCGCAAGCTGTCCATATTGGTGGCAACTTTGCTGCTCTGCCAGGTGCTGTGCTTCCTGCTGGGCGGTCTGTATGCCCCCCTGCCCGCCGGCCATGTCACCGTGCTGGGATCGCTATGCCGCGAAGATCATGCCCGCCAGAATGACACCGGTTTCCTGCTGTACTCACGCGGCGCAGGAGCCTGCATCCCAGTGACACGAGAGGAGGTGGAGCAGGACTCAACAAAGATGGCCAATGAGTTGGTGCACGTTTTCCAGATGCCGCTGCCTCGTGACCTGCGCGACCTGGACTACTCCCGCTGGCAGCAGAATCTGATCGGTGTGCTACAGGTGGAGTTCGGCTATGATTCGTCGTCGGAGCTAAGGGAGCCGCCCAGGGAACTTCAGTTGACTATTGACATGCGTCTGGCGTACCGAAATAAGGGGGACCCCGACAACGGCTGGAAGTTGTACGCCCACGGCGTGGAGCATCGCTACTTGGATTGTGTGACTTCTCATGTGGGTCCCACAGAAACGCTGTACTCATGCGACATGATCCCGCTGTTCGAACTGGGGGCATTGCACCACAGCTTCTATCTGCTGAACTTGCGTTTCCCGCTGGACACACCGAGCCAGATGAACCTGCAGTTCGGCCACATGCACGATCTCACGTTGACAGCTATTCATCAGAACGGAGGATTCACCCAGATTTGGCTGCTGCTCAAGACAATGCTGTTTCCTTTCGTAGTGGGCATCATGATATGGTTCTGGAGGCGGGTGCATCTGTTGCAGCGATCCCCCGCCCTGCTGGAGTATATGCTTATCTATTTGGGAGCCGCTCTGACCTTCCTCAACCTACCGCTGGAGTACTTGTCGCTGGTCTACGAGATGCCGTACATGCTGTTGCTCAGTGACATTCGCCAAGGCATCTTTTATGCCATGCTGCTCACGTTCTGGTTGGTCTTCGCGGGTGAACACATGCTCATTCAGGATGCTCCGAACAAGTCGACCATTCGCTCGCGTTACTGGAAACATCTCTCGGCCGTCGTGGTGGGCTGCATCTCGCTGTTCGTCTTCGACATCTGCGAAAGGGGCGTGCAGCTGCGCAATCCGTTTTACTCGATCTGGACAACGCCGCTGGGCGCTAAGGTGGCCATGACCTTCATTGTTCTGGCCGGAGTTTCGGCAGCCATTTATTTCCTCTTTCTGTGCTACATGATATGGAAGGTGTTTAGGAATATTGGCGACAAGCGCACCTCGCTGCCTTCGATGTCCCAGGCGCGTCGACTCCATTATGAAG GTCTCATCTACCGCTTCAAGTTTTTGATGCTGGCCACCCTTGTATGTGCTGCTCTGACCGTCGCCGGCTTCATTATGGGTCAGATGGCCGAGGGCCAGTGGGACTGGAACGACAATGTGGCAATTCAGCCAACTTCCGCCTTCCTGACCGGCGTCTACGGCATGTGGAACATCTATATCTTTGCCCTGCTCATCCTGTACGCGCCCAGTCACAAGCAATGGCCCGCCATGCACCACAGTGACGAGACCACGCAGTCGAATGAGAATATAGTGGCCTCAGCTGCCAGCGAGGAGATCGAGTTCAGTCACCTGCCATCGGACTCCAATCCCAGCGAGATCTCCTCCCTCACCTCGTTCACACGCAAGGTGGCCTTCGATTAG